GAAAATGAATTTCTGCGGCTGATCGTTTCTCCGGGAGCGGGCGCGCGCGCCTTTGCGCTGGTCAACAAACGAACGGGCGCAAACGTGTTCACCAGCGTAGGCGGATTGCGTGATAAGTTCGTCGAACTCGATCCGGCGGACCCGACGCGCAACACTCGGCGAAAACGCGGAATGTACGGTACGTTCAATCGTCCGTACGCGGCGCAAATCTTGCAGGGAATGGGCGCGCAAGCCGTCTTGAAGCTCGCGTATGACGCAACGGATGTTTATCCGGCGGGCGCGCGCATCGAACGCATCATCACGTTGAAAGCCAATCAAGAATTTTTCACGGTGGATTATCGCGTTACGCCCAAAGTCGCCGATGGCAAACAGGCGTTTTGGTCGGCCAGTTCCATCGTGGTCGGCGATCCCAACAATCAAGCCAGAAAGTTCGTTTCGGCAAACGGCGCTTTCAACTTTGCAGCGACCAGGATTCTTCCGCTCAGGGGCGGCTGGCTGGCTGCGCCGATTGACGGCCAAACTACTCTGGGGATTTTTTGGCGTGAGCCGGAAACCGCTGTGGCAGAATTGGACATGAAAGACTTCTCGACGCTGGTCAACATCAAATTCAACCCGTTCGCCTCGGCAACCGACCACACATACCGACTGGCTTTTTACCTTGGGCCAATGGCTCCTGAGCGATTGGCGGGTGAGCGAATGCGGCTGTTGGGGTCGCCTTAAGCCCCACTGAGTTGACAGCAGCGTGTGGCGAGATTGCAACCCTTCGACGACGCTTGCCAAACTGCCTCGCTTGACCTCATTCATTCAGGGTCGGAAAACATTTCCTTCTGCACGTTTTCGGCAACTTCCCGTTCATCCTTTGCTGGCACAGGCTTTGCACATTTGCCAAGTCGGCGGTGCGAGTTGCCGCTCAACCAGAAGGAGGCTTATGAAAAACAATTTAGTGAATTTGCTGAGTCGCCTTAAGAATCAACGCGATGTGAAAACAATGCTTATCGCAATCAGTCTTTTGCTTTGCATATTGGCTGGTGGAGCGCTGTTCACGCACAGGATTCAGGCACAGAGTCTATCGGACGCTTCGGAAAATCGCGCAGTTACGCGCGAATCTACCAAGACAAAAATCAACGGTGCAGCGCTGGTTACCAGCTTCGCGCCAATCGTCAAACAGGCGCAACCTGCGGTTGTCAGTATTGCGTCAACCAAGGTCGTCAAAGCCAACAGTGGCGACGAAGGCTTATCGCCTTTGTTCGACGACCCAATGTTTCGCCAATTCTTCGGTCAAAGAATTCCGCAGGGCCAACCGCGTGAGCAGCGCGAACACGGATTGGGTTCCGGCGTGATCGTCTCTGCGGACGGTTACATTTTGACCAATAACCACGTCGTTGACGGCGCAAACGACATCAGGGTAATCACTTTTGATAAACGCGAATTGAAAGCGCGCGTGATTGGAACCGATCCGAACACGGACATCGCCGTCGTCAAAATCGAGGCCAATAATCTGCCGACCTTGCAGTTCGCTGATTCCTCGGAAGTTCAGGTGGGCGACATTGCATTGGCCATCGGCAATCCATTCGGCGTCGGCCAAACGGTGACGATGGGCATCATCAGCGCCACGGGTCGAGGAAATCTGGGCATCGAAGATTACGAAGACTTCATTCAAACCGATGCCGCAATCAATCCCGGCAATTCGGGAGGCGCGCTGATCAACGCCAACGGTGAGTTGATCGGCATCAACACGGCGATTCTGTCCCGCGCAGGCGGCAACCAGGGCGTAGGGTTTGCAGTTCCGGCCAATCTGGCGCGAACGGTGATGAACCAACTGATGAAAAACGGCAAAGTCGTTCGTGGTTACATGGGCGTGGTTATTCAACCAGTAACGACGGAACTTGCCAAAGCATTCAGTTTGCCGAACTCAAACGGCGCTTTGATTGGTGAAATCACGCCTGACAGCCCGGCATCCAAAGCCGGTTTGAAACAGGGCGATGTCATTTCCGAACTCAATGGCGTTGCAGTGGATGACAGTCGCGAACTTCGTTTGAAGATCAGCCAGCTTGCTCCTGGCACGACCATCAAACTGAAAGTTTTGCGCGATGGCAGCCCGCGAAACATCAGCGTCACTCTCGGCGAATTGCCGAACGAGAAAACAACCGCCAACAGCGATAAATCGGATAGCAATTCGCCTTATGGTTTGTCGGTGGAAAACCTGACACCACAAACCGCCCGCGAGTTGAATTTATCCGCCAATATCACTGGCGTGGTTGTTACCGATGTTCAAGACGGCAGCCGCGCGGACGAAGCGGGATTGCGACAAGGTGACGTGATTCAACAAGTCAGTCGCCAACCCGTCACCAACGTCAGCGAATTCGAGCGAGCAATGAAACAAGCCGCCGGTAAACCTGCCGTGCTGCTGGTCAATCGCAACGGACACACCAGCTTTGCTGTGATTCCATCGCAATAATGATCGCTGAGCATTAAAGGTCTTAAAAAACGCGGGAAACATCTGAGGTAAATTCCAAAGATGTTTCCCGCTTTGTTTTTCCCCTCTTTCCGCACTGACTCCACCCAGGCAGGATGGCTTGCCTCAAGGCTTGGCAAGTTGCTCCAGTTGCTGTTTGATTTGTTCCAACTGCCTCAGCAATTCCGCGTGCTGCCGTT
This region of Acidobacteriota bacterium genomic DNA includes:
- a CDS encoding DegQ family serine endoprotease — its product is MKNNLVNLLSRLKNQRDVKTMLIAISLLLCILAGGALFTHRIQAQSLSDASENRAVTRESTKTKINGAALVTSFAPIVKQAQPAVVSIASTKVVKANSGDEGLSPLFDDPMFRQFFGQRIPQGQPREQREHGLGSGVIVSADGYILTNNHVVDGANDIRVITFDKRELKARVIGTDPNTDIAVVKIEANNLPTLQFADSSEVQVGDIALAIGNPFGVGQTVTMGIISATGRGNLGIEDYEDFIQTDAAINPGNSGGALINANGELIGINTAILSRAGGNQGVGFAVPANLARTVMNQLMKNGKVVRGYMGVVIQPVTTELAKAFSLPNSNGALIGEITPDSPASKAGLKQGDVISELNGVAVDDSRELRLKISQLAPGTTIKLKVLRDGSPRNISVTLGELPNEKTTANSDKSDSNSPYGLSVENLTPQTARELNLSANITGVVVTDVQDGSRADEAGLRQGDVIQQVSRQPVTNVSEFERAMKQAAGKPAVLLVNRNGHTSFAVIPSQ